A genomic window from Pseudonocardia broussonetiae includes:
- a CDS encoding NAD(P)-binding oxidoreductase, giving the protein MHVVIAGGHGKIGLRLAALLAGRGDTVTGLVRNPDHRADLETAGAGCVVVDLETASVDELAPHLAGADAVVFAAGAGPGSGTARKDTVDRAAAVLLADAAVRAGVARYLLVSSTGVDAEPAPGTDETWAAYLRAKKAAEEAVQASDLAWTILRPGALTDDPGTGKVLLASPPVDRGDITRDDTAAVLAALLDAPGTAGRVLELREGEVDLLEAVVSVTAP; this is encoded by the coding sequence GTGCATGTGGTGATCGCAGGAGGACACGGCAAGATCGGGCTGCGGCTCGCCGCACTGCTGGCCGGGCGGGGTGACACCGTCACCGGCCTGGTGCGCAACCCCGACCACCGGGCGGACCTGGAGACGGCGGGCGCCGGGTGCGTCGTCGTCGACCTGGAGACGGCCTCGGTCGACGAGCTGGCGCCGCACCTGGCCGGGGCCGACGCGGTGGTGTTCGCCGCCGGGGCCGGCCCGGGGAGCGGCACGGCCCGCAAGGACACCGTCGACCGCGCCGCCGCCGTGCTGCTGGCCGACGCGGCCGTGCGGGCCGGCGTGGCGCGCTACCTGCTGGTGTCCTCCACCGGCGTCGACGCCGAGCCGGCGCCCGGCACCGACGAGACCTGGGCGGCGTACCTGCGGGCCAAGAAGGCCGCGGAGGAGGCGGTCCAGGCGTCCGACCTGGCCTGGACGATCCTGCGCCCGGGCGCACTCACCGACGACCCGGGCACCGGCAAGGTGCTGCTGGCGTCCCCGCCGGTCGACCGCGGCGACATCACCCGCGACGACACCGCGGCCGTCCTCGCCGCCCTGCTCGACGCCCCCGGCACCGCCGGACGGGTGCTGGAGCTGCGCGAGGGCGAGGTCGACCTGCTCGAGGCCGTCGTGTCGGTGACGGCGCCGTGA
- a CDS encoding iron-sulfur cluster assembly protein yields MTAGLHGDVWAALGSVMDPELDEPITDLDFVETCTVSDEGVATVGLRLPTFFCAPNFSFLMVADAYDAVSQVPGITHAVVTLADHHASAEINGGVAAQSGFVASFEGEATDELDELREQFLQKAAMAGQDRVAQPLVDEGAGPEELAGMTLGQVPPSGDLTRLRERRAKIGLAADDDAPLLLHKDGSRVTSAQVPLHLRRARLTRMSIETNGEYCKSLLQTRYAATAP; encoded by the coding sequence GTGACGGCCGGCCTGCACGGAGACGTGTGGGCCGCCCTGGGGTCGGTGATGGACCCGGAGCTCGACGAGCCCATCACCGACCTCGACTTCGTCGAGACGTGCACGGTGTCCGACGAGGGGGTGGCCACGGTCGGTCTGCGGCTGCCCACGTTCTTCTGCGCGCCCAACTTCTCCTTCCTGATGGTCGCCGACGCCTACGACGCGGTGTCGCAGGTGCCCGGCATCACGCACGCGGTGGTGACGCTGGCCGACCACCACGCCTCCGCCGAGATCAACGGCGGCGTGGCGGCCCAGTCCGGCTTCGTCGCGTCCTTCGAGGGCGAGGCCACCGACGAGCTCGACGAGCTGCGCGAACAGTTCCTGCAGAAGGCCGCCATGGCCGGGCAGGACCGCGTGGCGCAGCCGCTGGTCGACGAGGGGGCCGGACCGGAGGAGCTCGCCGGGATGACCCTGGGCCAGGTTCCTCCCTCGGGAGACCTGACCCGCCTCCGCGAGCGGCGGGCCAAGATCGGCCTCGCCGCGGACGACGACGCACCGCTGCTGCTCCACAAGGACGGCAGCCGCGTCACCTCGGCGCAGGTCCCGCTGCACCTGCGGCGGGCCCGGCTGACGCGGATGAGCATCGAGACCAACGGCGAGTACTGCAAGAGCCTGCTCCAGACGCGGTACGCGGCCACCGCGCCCTGA
- a CDS encoding copper resistance D family protein, whose amino-acid sequence MTSPTAATRDRLRPVAWSVLAVGASLAAAAVAGAGALGLGVVATRVGADVAGVACVGLALVAVLLPGPTGVTRHDLARVDRTVDRALLVLGGAWVALVLVGVALRAADAFGRSPGQLGAGEVLAWSTRLAAGRGLVLTAGCALVVLVCAAVRLHDPDRIAVRIPLVAALLGVLTPTVTGHAGSAPDHQLAVVTAALHAGAAALWVGGLGGLLVLVARHRTLLAATLGRFSTLAGACVVIVAITGVLGAQVRLQDWGALLTTGYGLIVAAKSVALVALAGLGGLARRRLAAGRLPVLRWAGVEVALMAVVLGLAAALTQTGS is encoded by the coding sequence GTGACCTCCCCGACCGCCGCCACCCGCGACCGGCTCCGGCCCGTCGCGTGGAGCGTGCTGGCGGTCGGGGCGTCGCTGGCCGCGGCCGCGGTGGCCGGGGCGGGGGCGCTGGGGCTCGGCGTCGTCGCCACCCGGGTCGGCGCCGACGTGGCGGGCGTCGCCTGCGTCGGGCTGGCCCTGGTGGCGGTGCTGCTGCCCGGGCCGACCGGCGTCACGCGGCACGACCTCGCCCGCGTCGACCGGACCGTCGACCGAGCCCTGCTGGTGCTCGGCGGGGCGTGGGTCGCGCTCGTGCTGGTCGGCGTCGCGCTCCGCGCGGCCGACGCGTTCGGCCGCTCGCCCGGGCAGCTCGGCGCGGGCGAGGTGCTGGCCTGGTCGACGCGCCTCGCCGCGGGCCGCGGCCTGGTGCTGACGGCCGGGTGCGCGCTGGTCGTGCTCGTCTGCGCGGCCGTGCGGCTGCACGACCCGGACCGGATCGCCGTGCGGATCCCGCTGGTCGCGGCCCTGCTCGGCGTGCTGACCCCGACGGTCACCGGCCACGCCGGGTCGGCTCCGGACCACCAGCTCGCGGTGGTCACCGCCGCCCTGCACGCCGGGGCGGCCGCGCTGTGGGTGGGCGGCCTGGGCGGGCTGCTCGTGCTCGTCGCCCGGCACCGCACCCTGCTCGCGGCCACCCTCGGCCGGTTCTCCACGCTCGCCGGCGCGTGCGTCGTGATCGTCGCTATCACCGGCGTGCTCGGCGCGCAGGTCCGGCTGCAGGACTGGGGCGCGCTGCTCACCACGGGGTACGGGCTGATCGTGGCGGCCAAGTCGGTGGCGCTGGTGGCGCTCGCGGGGCTGGGCGGGCTGGCCCGGCGCCGGCTCGCGGCCGGGCGCCTGCCGGTGCTGCGCTGGGCGGGCGTCGAGGTGGCGCTCATGGCGGTGGTGCTCGGGCTCGCCGCGGCGCTCACCCAGACCGGCTCCTAG
- a CDS encoding NAD(P)-dependent alcohol dehydrogenase, with product MKAVRVHAYHEDPKIDDIPEPTIQGPLDVIIKVGGAGVCRTDLHIINGDWAEAQNPNLPYVIGHENAGWVHEVGAGVTNVAVGDTVILHPQPSCGLCLACRRGRDMQCEAAFFPGLSNNDGGMAEYLRTTARACIKLDPSTNPADVAALADAGITAYHAVRKAAGGLFPGTTAVVQGAGGLGHIGIQSLAAITSARIIVVDRNPDALALAKQLGADETVLADGNHVAAVKDLTNGLGGDVVFDFVAEQGAELDAWQMTAPAGSQYILGYGGEFRAPTLDFVGGEKNVIGNIVGTYSDLSELMVLAQAGKVTLHTKQYPLDAALDALHDLDAGRVRGRAILVP from the coding sequence GTGAAGGCCGTTCGGGTACACGCGTACCACGAGGATCCGAAGATCGACGACATTCCGGAGCCCACGATCCAGGGCCCGTTGGATGTGATCATCAAGGTCGGTGGTGCCGGCGTCTGCCGCACCGACCTGCACATCATCAACGGCGACTGGGCCGAGGCGCAGAACCCGAACCTCCCTTACGTCATCGGCCACGAGAACGCGGGCTGGGTCCACGAGGTCGGCGCGGGCGTCACGAACGTCGCCGTCGGCGACACCGTGATCCTGCACCCGCAGCCCTCCTGCGGCCTGTGCCTGGCCTGCCGTCGCGGTCGCGACATGCAGTGCGAGGCGGCGTTCTTCCCCGGCCTGTCGAACAACGACGGCGGCATGGCGGAGTACCTGCGCACCACCGCGCGGGCCTGCATCAAGCTCGACCCGAGCACCAACCCGGCCGACGTCGCCGCGCTGGCCGACGCCGGCATCACCGCCTACCACGCGGTGCGCAAGGCGGCCGGCGGTCTGTTCCCGGGCACCACCGCGGTGGTCCAGGGCGCGGGTGGGCTGGGCCACATCGGCATCCAGTCCCTCGCCGCGATCACCAGCGCGCGGATCATCGTCGTCGACCGCAACCCCGACGCGCTCGCGCTGGCCAAGCAGCTCGGCGCCGACGAGACGGTGCTGGCCGACGGCAACCACGTCGCCGCGGTCAAGGACCTCACCAACGGGCTGGGTGGTGACGTCGTCTTCGACTTCGTCGCCGAGCAGGGCGCCGAGCTCGACGCCTGGCAGATGACCGCCCCCGCGGGATCGCAGTACATCCTCGGCTACGGCGGCGAGTTCCGGGCCCCGACGCTCGACTTCGTCGGCGGCGAGAAGAACGTCATCGGCAACATCGTCGGCACCTACTCGGACCTGTCCGAGCTGATGGTCCTGGCGCAGGCCGGCAAGGTCACGCTGCACACCAAGCAGTACCCCCTGGATGCGGCGCTCGACGCCCTCCACGATCTCGACGCCGGCCGGGTCCGCGGCCGCGCGATCCTCGTTCCGTAA
- a CDS encoding ATP-binding protein: protein MDDGNVTWGGRVRRALAEGESYSVEFKSERSAKLNDRDLVEAVVCLANGAGGLLLLGVEDDGTPTGSRPRHETGRTDPLRVQAYVANTTQPPVSVTVQSVDVDGVEIVALDVPDSPRVTGTTRGTYVRRAVGSDGRPMCIPFHAHEMLAHDIDRGAVDHAAIPVVGARLDDLDPVEFDRVRRLVNEAGARGDRILAGLSDHEILQALGMARDDHVVTVGALLLFGRSSAIRRFVPTHEAAFQVLRGLQVEANEFFVEPLFRLAEAMYARFEARNREQELQWGLLRVPLPDYSQTAFREALANALTHRDYTRRGAVHVQWEDDQLEISSPGGLPAGVTVQNLLVTPPRPRSPLLADAFKRTGLVERTGRGVNRMFAEQLRVGRAAPDFGRTSHEQVVAILPGGPADAALTRWVLEQERESDRPLPLPDLQVLSELVRERRAGTAELSQVLQRTESETRHLLVRMVEQGWVEARGDGKGRSWHLSAAVHRALEEPSGYVRVRGFEPMQQEQMVLSYVTAHGRISRGQAAELCSLAPAQASRLLGRLVGSGKLVRRGERRGSYYEAP from the coding sequence ATGGATGACGGGAACGTGACGTGGGGCGGCCGTGTCCGTCGCGCGCTCGCCGAGGGCGAGTCCTACAGCGTGGAGTTCAAGAGCGAGCGGTCGGCGAAGCTCAACGACCGCGATCTCGTCGAGGCCGTGGTGTGCCTGGCCAACGGAGCCGGCGGACTGCTCCTCCTGGGCGTGGAGGACGACGGAACGCCGACCGGCTCACGTCCGCGCCACGAGACAGGACGGACGGATCCGCTGCGCGTACAGGCGTACGTCGCCAACACCACGCAGCCGCCCGTCTCGGTGACGGTGCAGTCGGTCGACGTCGACGGCGTGGAGATCGTCGCCCTCGACGTCCCGGACAGTCCGCGGGTCACCGGCACCACCCGCGGCACCTACGTCCGTCGTGCGGTCGGCAGCGACGGACGTCCCATGTGCATCCCGTTCCACGCCCACGAGATGCTGGCCCACGACATCGACCGCGGCGCCGTCGACCACGCGGCGATCCCGGTCGTCGGTGCTCGCCTCGACGACCTCGATCCCGTCGAGTTCGACCGGGTCCGCAGGCTCGTGAACGAGGCGGGCGCACGGGGCGACCGGATCCTCGCCGGACTGTCGGACCACGAGATCCTCCAGGCTCTGGGAATGGCCCGCGACGATCACGTCGTCACCGTCGGTGCGCTCCTGCTCTTCGGTCGATCGTCGGCGATCCGCCGGTTCGTCCCGACCCACGAGGCAGCGTTCCAGGTGCTGCGTGGCCTCCAGGTCGAGGCCAACGAGTTCTTCGTCGAACCGCTGTTCCGGCTCGCCGAGGCGATGTACGCGCGGTTCGAGGCGCGCAACCGGGAACAGGAGCTGCAATGGGGCCTACTCAGGGTTCCGCTGCCCGACTACTCGCAGACGGCGTTCCGCGAGGCCCTCGCCAACGCGTTGACCCACCGCGACTACACCCGCCGCGGCGCGGTGCACGTGCAGTGGGAGGACGACCAGCTGGAGATCTCCAGCCCTGGCGGCCTCCCCGCCGGTGTGACGGTCCAGAACCTGCTCGTCACACCGCCACGACCGCGCAGCCCGCTGCTTGCCGACGCGTTCAAGCGGACCGGTCTCGTCGAGCGGACCGGTCGTGGGGTCAACCGGATGTTCGCCGAGCAGCTGCGCGTCGGTCGCGCAGCGCCCGACTTCGGCCGGACCTCCCACGAGCAGGTCGTCGCGATCCTGCCCGGGGGACCGGCGGACGCCGCGCTGACGCGCTGGGTGCTCGAGCAGGAGCGGGAGTCCGACCGTCCGCTTCCCCTGCCTGACCTGCAGGTCCTCTCCGAACTCGTGAGGGAGCGGCGCGCGGGAACCGCAGAGCTGTCCCAGGTCCTGCAGCGGACGGAGAGCGAGACGCGTCATCTGCTGGTGCGGATGGTCGAGCAGGGGTGGGTGGAGGCGCGCGGGGATGGCAAGGGTCGTTCCTGGCACCTGTCGGCCGCGGTCCACCGGGCACTGGAGGAACCGTCGGGGTACGTCCGGGTGCGCGGTTTCGAGCCGATGCAGCAGGAGCAGATGGTCCTGTCGTACGTCACGGCGCACGGTCGGATATCCCGCGGACAGGCGGCTGAGCTGTGCTCCCTGGCGCCTGCGCAGGCCAGCCGCCTGCTCGGCAGGTTGGTCGGCAGCGGGAAGCTGGTCCGGCGAGGGGAGCGCCGAGGCAGCTACTACGAGGCACCGTGA
- a CDS encoding amidohydrolase family protein, with amino-acid sequence MYEKDGEKYFVVDSHSHFWDASRENWREGREEFAKGWIDCFYGYHQLGPPETHWDYEKYLKVTPEDFERDMFEEGHVDVAIFQSTYLKEWYTNGFNTADQNAAMLERLGDKVIVNGRFDPREGDAGIKQLEADVAKYGHKGIKLYTAEWNGDSRGYKLTDPECYRFFEAAQSLGIKNIHAHKGPTIWPLNKDAFSADDVDQAATDFQGLNFIIEHAGIPRIEDFCFMAVQEPNVYAGLSVVIGGLMHARPKFFAKVMGELLFWVGEDRMTFGGDYNIWTPKWQVEGFVDWQMPDDPSCSDYPKLTVDTKKKILGLNAAKLYDIPVPAELQIKTDADEAMAPGEQLVAGS; translated from the coding sequence ATGTACGAGAAAGACGGCGAGAAGTACTTCGTAGTCGACTCCCACTCCCACTTCTGGGACGCGAGCCGCGAGAACTGGCGCGAGGGTCGCGAGGAGTTCGCGAAGGGCTGGATCGACTGCTTCTACGGCTACCACCAGCTCGGCCCGCCCGAGACCCACTGGGACTACGAGAAGTACCTGAAGGTCACCCCCGAGGACTTCGAGCGCGACATGTTCGAGGAGGGGCACGTCGACGTCGCGATCTTCCAGTCGACGTACCTCAAGGAGTGGTACACCAACGGCTTCAACACCGCGGACCAGAACGCCGCGATGCTCGAGCGCCTCGGTGACAAGGTCATCGTCAACGGGCGGTTCGACCCGCGCGAGGGCGACGCCGGCATCAAGCAGCTCGAGGCCGACGTCGCGAAGTACGGCCACAAGGGCATCAAGCTCTACACCGCGGAGTGGAACGGCGACTCCCGCGGCTACAAGCTGACCGACCCCGAGTGCTACCGGTTCTTCGAGGCGGCCCAGTCGCTGGGGATCAAGAACATCCACGCCCACAAGGGCCCGACGATCTGGCCCCTCAACAAGGACGCGTTCTCCGCCGACGACGTCGACCAGGCCGCCACCGACTTCCAGGGCCTGAACTTCATCATCGAGCACGCGGGCATCCCGCGCATCGAGGACTTCTGCTTCATGGCGGTGCAGGAGCCCAACGTCTACGCAGGCCTCTCGGTCGTCATCGGCGGCCTCATGCACGCGCGGCCGAAGTTCTTCGCCAAGGTGATGGGCGAGCTGCTGTTCTGGGTCGGCGAGGACCGCATGACCTTCGGCGGCGACTACAACATCTGGACGCCCAAGTGGCAGGTCGAGGGCTTCGTCGACTGGCAGATGCCCGACGACCCGTCGTGCTCGGACTACCCGAAGCTCACGGTCGACACGAAGAAGAAGATCCTGGGCCTCAACGCGGCCAAGCTCTACGACATCCCGGTGCCGGCGGAGCTGCAGATCAAGACCGACGCCGACGAGGCCATGGCCCCCGGCGAGCAGCTGGTGGCCGGGTCGTGA
- a CDS encoding copper resistance CopC family protein, translated as MTRVLRAAALTLLCGFALLLGTGVAAAHTRLLGSDPADGTSLDAGPSRVALEFNETMQAGFSTITVVGPDGTQFQTGGVTADGATVAVDVGPLGAAGRYEIGYRVISEDGHPVTGSVAFTLTADGPAAAAPAAPSSSSQAAAAPAPAAAPAAPAGDGGMPVWPWIVGAVVLVGGGVAAALRLGRS; from the coding sequence ATGACCCGCGTCCTGCGCGCGGCCGCGCTCACCCTGCTGTGCGGGTTCGCCCTGCTGCTCGGCACGGGTGTGGCCGCGGCGCACACCCGCCTGCTCGGCAGCGACCCCGCCGACGGCACCAGCCTCGACGCCGGGCCGTCCCGCGTCGCGCTCGAGTTCAACGAGACCATGCAGGCCGGCTTCTCGACGATCACCGTGGTCGGGCCGGACGGCACCCAGTTCCAGACGGGTGGGGTCACGGCGGACGGCGCGACGGTGGCGGTCGACGTCGGGCCGCTCGGCGCCGCCGGCCGCTACGAGATCGGCTACCGGGTGATCTCCGAGGACGGGCACCCCGTCACCGGCAGCGTCGCCTTCACGCTCACGGCCGACGGCCCCGCGGCCGCCGCGCCCGCCGCCCCGTCGTCGTCGTCGCAGGCCGCAGCCGCGCCCGCTCCCGCGGCGGCACCCGCCGCTCCCGCCGGGGACGGCGGGATGCCGGTGTGGCCGTGGATCGTCGGCGCGGTCGTGCTGGTCGGCGGCGGCGTCGCTGCGGCGCTGCGGCTGGGCCGCTCGTGA
- a CDS encoding dihydrolipoyl dehydrogenase family protein, translating into MSDAGGTSFDVVVIGAGAVGENAAGYAAQAGLSVAMVEAELVGGECSYWACMPSKALLRTGHAVAAVRRLPGTTATFDPQAVLDRRDTFTHDWDDASQVEWAEGAGITLLRGHARITGEKEVTVDGGDVLTARHAVVVCTGSTPVTPPVEGIDTVRTWTSRDATSAKEVPARLGVLGGGVVGCELAQAYQRLGSQVVLVQHGSSLLASMEPFAGERVAAALREEGVDLRLDASLDSVAPADDAVTMSVGGEEITVDALLVATGRRPHTADVGLDAVGLEPGTTLEVDDAGRVQGVDGGWLFAAGDVTGRAPLTHQGKYAARIVGTVIGAVAAGEPVDPAPWSEHAATADHVAVPQVVFTDPEVASVGRTEAQAREAGLDIRVVDIPIAVGGSSLQADGYDGAARMIVDEARGVLVGVTFVGQDVAEMVHAATVAVVGEVPLHRLWHAVPAYPTMSEVWLRLLEAYRGP; encoded by the coding sequence GTGAGCGACGCGGGGGGCACCTCGTTCGACGTCGTCGTCATCGGCGCCGGGGCGGTCGGCGAGAACGCGGCGGGCTACGCGGCGCAGGCCGGGCTGTCGGTCGCGATGGTCGAGGCCGAGCTCGTGGGCGGCGAGTGCTCGTACTGGGCGTGCATGCCGTCGAAGGCGCTGCTGCGCACCGGACACGCCGTCGCGGCCGTCCGCCGCCTGCCCGGCACCACCGCGACGTTCGACCCGCAGGCCGTGCTCGACCGTCGCGACACCTTCACCCACGACTGGGACGACGCGAGCCAGGTCGAGTGGGCCGAGGGCGCCGGGATCACGCTGCTGCGCGGCCACGCGCGGATCACCGGGGAGAAGGAGGTCACCGTCGACGGCGGTGACGTCCTGACCGCCCGGCACGCCGTCGTCGTCTGCACCGGGAGCACGCCGGTGACGCCCCCGGTGGAGGGCATCGACACCGTCCGCACGTGGACCTCCCGCGACGCCACCTCGGCCAAGGAGGTGCCGGCGCGGCTGGGCGTGCTCGGCGGCGGGGTCGTCGGGTGCGAGCTCGCGCAGGCCTACCAGCGGCTCGGGTCGCAGGTGGTGCTGGTGCAGCACGGGTCGTCGCTGCTGGCGTCGATGGAGCCGTTCGCGGGGGAGCGCGTCGCCGCGGCCCTGCGCGAGGAGGGCGTCGACCTGCGGCTGGACGCCTCGCTCGACTCCGTCGCCCCCGCCGATGACGCCGTCACGATGTCGGTCGGCGGCGAGGAGATCACCGTCGACGCGCTGCTGGTCGCCACCGGGCGCCGCCCGCACACCGCCGACGTCGGCCTGGACGCGGTCGGGCTGGAGCCCGGCACCACGCTGGAGGTCGACGACGCCGGGCGCGTGCAGGGCGTCGACGGGGGGTGGCTGTTCGCCGCGGGCGACGTCACCGGCCGCGCGCCGCTCACCCACCAGGGCAAGTACGCGGCGCGGATCGTCGGCACCGTCATCGGGGCGGTCGCGGCGGGGGAGCCGGTGGACCCGGCGCCGTGGAGCGAGCACGCCGCCACCGCCGACCACGTGGCCGTGCCGCAGGTCGTGTTCACCGATCCCGAGGTCGCCTCCGTCGGGCGCACCGAGGCCCAGGCCCGCGAGGCCGGCCTCGACATCCGGGTCGTCGACATCCCGATCGCCGTCGGCGGCTCGTCGCTGCAGGCCGACGGGTACGACGGGGCCGCCCGGATGATCGTCGACGAGGCGCGGGGCGTGCTCGTCGGCGTCACGTTCGTCGGGCAGGACGTCGCGGAGATGGTCCACGCGGCGACCGTCGCCGTGGTCGGGGAGGTGCCGCTGCACCGGCTCTGGCACGCCGTGCCGGCCTACCCGACGATGAGCGAGGTGTGGCTGCGGCTGCTGGAGGCCTACCGCGGCCCGTGA
- a CDS encoding DUF4442 domain-containing protein: MTTDTSWVGPAMTQTVPWVGTAGITFGETTGTRAVAHLPDDAAQHNHVAGPHAAMIFGLGETASGAVGLAAFGAVMERATPLVVRSEIAYLRLAKGPLTAVAQLDRDAADVLAELDAGTRPEFTVSVVVTDADGRETSRMTVVWTLRPNR; the protein is encoded by the coding sequence ATGACGACGGACACCAGCTGGGTCGGCCCCGCGATGACACAGACCGTGCCCTGGGTGGGCACGGCCGGGATCACCTTCGGCGAGACCACCGGCACGCGCGCGGTCGCGCACCTCCCCGACGACGCGGCGCAGCACAACCACGTCGCCGGCCCGCACGCGGCGATGATCTTCGGGCTGGGGGAGACGGCGTCGGGGGCCGTCGGGCTCGCGGCCTTCGGTGCGGTGATGGAGCGCGCCACGCCGCTCGTCGTCCGCTCGGAGATCGCCTACCTCCGGCTCGCGAAGGGCCCGCTGACGGCGGTGGCGCAGCTCGACCGCGACGCGGCCGACGTCCTCGCCGAGCTCGACGCGGGCACGCGCCCGGAGTTCACGGTGTCGGTGGTGGTCACCGACGCCGACGGCCGGGAGACCAGCCGGATGACCGTCGTGTGGACGCTGCGCCCCAACCGCTGA
- a CDS encoding ester cyclase → MTLQIQQYIWAVEKVRDAFQEAVYVARDVDAALALAATDCAVRHLPSGSGGTGHDELRRHLAEDVVPHLPDDLVFTRVSRTVDKWRVVDETTVGFTHDRELPWLLPGVAPTGRRAEVAAVSVLGVRASKVAFQRVLWDHVGLVARLGL, encoded by the coding sequence GTGACCCTGCAGATCCAGCAGTACATCTGGGCGGTGGAGAAGGTCCGCGACGCGTTCCAGGAGGCCGTGTACGTCGCCCGTGACGTCGACGCGGCCCTCGCGCTCGCCGCCACCGACTGCGCGGTGCGCCACCTGCCGTCGGGCAGCGGCGGCACCGGGCACGACGAGCTGCGCCGCCACCTCGCCGAGGACGTCGTCCCGCACCTGCCCGACGACCTCGTCTTCACCCGCGTCTCGCGGACGGTGGACAAGTGGCGGGTCGTCGACGAGACCACCGTCGGTTTCACCCACGACCGCGAGCTGCCCTGGCTGCTGCCCGGCGTCGCCCCCACCGGCCGGCGGGCCGAGGTGGCGGCCGTCTCGGTGCTGGGCGTGCGCGCGTCGAAGGTCGCGTTCCAGCGGGTCCTGTGGGACCACGTCGGCCTGGTGGCCCGGCTCGGGCTCTAG